Proteins encoded together in one Amblyomma americanum isolate KBUSLIRL-KWMA chromosome 1, ASM5285725v1, whole genome shotgun sequence window:
- the ubl gene encoding ubiquitin-like protein 5, giving the protein MIEITCNDRLGKKVRVKCNPDDTIADLKKLIAAQTGTRWEKIVLKKWYTVFKDNIKLDDYEIHDGMNLELYYQ; this is encoded by the exons ATGATTGAAATCACATGCAACGACAGACTGGGGAAGAAGGTACGGGTCAAGTGCAA CCCCGACGACACAATCGCGGACCTGAAGAAGCTGATAGCAGCACAAACAGGAACGCGATGGGAGAAGATTGTGTTGAAGAAATG gTACACAGTCTTCAAGGACAACATCAAGCTGGACGATT ATGAAATTCATGATGGCATGAACCTGGAGCTCTACTACCAGTGA